Part of the Oligoflexia bacterium genome is shown below.
CGGTGATAAGCGTTGGGAATTTGTGGGGCTCTACAATTTGGGCAATGTCGCAACGCGACAAAAACATTTTGGTGAAGCACTCGGGTATTTCCGTCGAGCCCTCGCACTTAAACCCCAAGATAAAGACACCTGGTTTAACTATCGTTTTGTTTTAAATAATACTCCCAATCAACTAGCCCTTGGTCGAAACCTTAGTAACTATGAGTTTATCAGAAATGAATATCTTAATCGGTTTTCGTTTACCCAGTCTTTGATCGTGCTTTTTTTTGCATCACTCTTCATGCTTTGGAATTTGTACAAGTACATTCGAAATTATAAATTCAAAGGAGAAGAAGACAAAAGCCTCGGTGTTCCGCCACTACTACTTATTATTTGGGGAATTCTATTTTTGGTTTCTATTTCCAGCTCTACTCTTAAACTCATTGACACCTTCACAGAACGCGGAACAATTGTTGTAGCAAAGGTTGATTTGCGAAGTGGACCCAGCGAAACCAACGCCTCTATGTCAGAACTCACCGAGGGACTCGAAGTACTCGTTCAGTCTGATGAGAAAGATTGGAAGCAAGTGACACATCCTAATGGACTCACGGGTTGGGTGCCAAAAAATTCTATTATGACCACGACAGGCTGGGGGCCTTGGTGAATTTTCTTTGGGATAATATTTTTAAGCGTTTAGAAAGAGAACAAGATATTGGCGCCATCTTGGCCAACAATATTCTTTTTAGAAATCTTTCTAAAAGTGAATTGAAATTCATCGAAAAAATTATTCACATCAGAAAATACCGAGCAGGTGAAACCATTTTTCGCCAAAATGAAAATGGCGTGGGAATGTATATCGTCGTTAAAGGTCGCGTGGATATCAGCATCATCGACGAAATTTTACTCGAGCCAAACACAGAAAAAGAAGTGGTTGTCACTCGTCTTGAGCCTGGTGATTTTTTTGGTGAACTTTCCCTTGTTGAAGAAATAAGTCGCCGCTCTGCAACCGCAATTTCTAGTGAAGACACCGTACTTATTGGTTTTTTCAAACCTGATTTATTAGAAATTTTAGAGAGAAGCCCCTCTATTGGAGTAAAAGTTGTATTTCGCCTCGCAGAAGTCTTAGGAAGAAGACTTAAAGAAACCACGGAAAAAATCTCCCAACTGAAGAAGGAAATTCGACTTCTCGGGGAGCTTCATGAGGTTCAACATGACACCCGATCAGCAACGCCAGAAAATCGTTAAACGCGAACGCTGGATAAAACTCACTATCGTCGCTGTTATTCTCATCAGTGCGCTGGTTGTTCTCTTGGCAATCCCAGGCATGTTGGTTTCTTTTCTCATCGCCTTTGTCATCACTTATTTATTTAAACCGCCAGTAAATTATCTTGAGCGTATGGGAGTCGGCCGAACTATTGCGATATTAATTCCCTTTATTGTTTTGGGCGGAATCATCGCCACCTCTTCAAGCATTCTTATTCCTAAAGCGGCTGATCAAATTTCAGCTCTTCAACTCGAACTTCCAAAATACATCAAAGGTGTGAGTGACATTACGATTAGGCATACGAAAAAATTCAACTCCGCATTGTCACAATTTTCTAGCGTGAATTTATCTGAAAAAATAGAACTCTGGCTCCAAGGTGCATCTGGGTCATTACTCATAAGCATTCCAAATTGGGTCACTCAACTCTTTACGACCATGATACTGGCTCCATTTTTTGCTTTTTTTATGCTTCGTGATGGGCGAGAGATCAGCCGCCAACTCTTAGGCTTTGTACCGAATCATCTATTTGAGCTGTCGTTAAATCTCATGTACCAAATCAATCAACAACTTGGGGGGTTTATTCGCGCCCGCCTTTTAGAATCAGTTATCGTTGGCGTAGTTGTGTGGCTGGGTTTATCTATCATGGGCTTTCCCTACAGTGCTATTTTGGCAGTATTTGCCGGCTTAACAAATCTCATTCCTTATATTGGCCCCATCATCGGAGCAGTTCCGGCCATCATCGTAGCCATGGTTAATCAAGAGGGGGGTACTTCCACCATAGCCCTCGTGGGCTTGGTTTACCTCATAGCTCAAATTGTCGATATGCTCGTAATTATTCCACTTGTTATTGCTAAGATCGTCGATCTTCACCCTGTAACGGTCGTTATCGTTATTATTACTGGGGGGCAATTTATGGGGGTTTTAGGAATGATTATTTCCATACCCGTCGCCAGTATTATCAAACTAACCTTTACGGTCTTCTATAACCATGTTGTAGACTTTCGCAGCTAATTTGCTATAGACTCTGGCCATATGTTTAACCGCGTCAAAAAAACCTATGTTATCGCTTTTTGTGTAATGAGTCTCATGGCTTCTGTCATGGGCTGTTCATCTGGCGATCTCTCTGAAAGCGCCACACCCGAAGGTGCATTTAAAGCAGCTGAAGAATTTGAAAAAGACGAACGATACGAAGAAGCCATCACTAAATTTAATGAAGTTAAAAACAAACATCCTTACAGTCGCTATGCTGTTGAGGCTGAACTCCATGTAGCCGACATTCATTATAAAAAAGAATCCTATCTAGAAGCTCAAAATGCTTATCAATTATTTAAAGATTTTCATCCCAAAAATCCAAAGATTGATTATGTCACTTATAGATTGGCCATGAGTTACTATTTGCAATTGCCCGACACAACTGACAGAGATTTATCTCCGGCGTACAAAGCTGTTCAGTTTTTTGATGAAGTTATAAATTCGTATAGCACTTCACAATATGTGAAAGAATCTACAGATAAAAAAAATGAAGCCCTTCGAATGCTTGCTGAAAAAGAAGCATATATCGGAAACTTCTATTACATACGCAACATCTATGACTCAGCAATGAAACGCTATGATGAATTAGTTAAAAAATACCCCGATCGAGGTTTTGATGAAGAAGCCCTTTATCGTGCAGGTGTTAGTGCTTTTGAAACAGGCAATAAAGATTTAGGCAAACAATACATTCAACAGTTATTGGCGAAATATCCCAATGGCAGTTACGCCAGCAATGGAAAGAGCGCTCTCGAAAAATATGGCAATCGTTGACGAACGTGAACTCCTAGAAACAGCCCGAGAGAAGTTTCGCAATGGTCAAATGGCCGTCGCCGAAAGACTCTTGCAACAACTCATATTGCTTAATAATAAAATTCCTGAAGTTTATCATATGCTCGCCACCATTTATTATGATCAAGGCAAGTTCACACGCGCCATTCAAACATTTAAACGCGCCCTAGAAATTGATCCTGGATACACCGACGCAAGTGTAGGTCTCTCAATTATTTATAATGACCTTGGAAAATACGAAGAAGGTAAAGCTGTGTTTTTAGAAGCACAGCGCGTACTCGCTCAAACAAAAACTAAAGGTGATCCCTATATTGAAGAGCGATTATCAGCAAAACATCTTGAGCTTGGTGATTTGTACTATCAATATCATCGCTATGATGAGGCACTCGAGCAGTACTACAAAGCCGCCACACTCACTTCACGAAAACCAGATGTGCAAATGAAGGTGGTGGAAGTTTACCTAC
Proteins encoded:
- a CDS encoding tetratricopeptide repeat protein; translated protein: MFSKKQTALKFLIFATILFSTTMAKAEPRVLLNEGINAYQQGQWDLAREKFSQLLGDKRWEFVGLYNLGNVATRQKHFGEALGYFRRALALKPQDKDTWFNYRFVLNNTPNQLALGRNLSNYEFIRNEYLNRFSFTQSLIVLFFASLFMLWNLYKYIRNYKFKGEEDKSLGVPPLLLIIWGILFLVSISSSTLKLIDTFTERGTIVVAKVDLRSGPSETNASMSELTEGLEVLVQSDEKDWKQVTHPNGLTGWVPKNSIMTTTGWGPW
- a CDS encoding cyclic nucleotide-binding domain-containing protein, producing the protein MNFLWDNIFKRLEREQDIGAILANNILFRNLSKSELKFIEKIIHIRKYRAGETIFRQNENGVGMYIVVKGRVDISIIDEILLEPNTEKEVVVTRLEPGDFFGELSLVEEISRRSATAISSEDTVLIGFFKPDLLEILERSPSIGVKVVFRLAEVLGRRLKETTEKISQLKKEIRLLGELHEVQHDTRSATPENR
- a CDS encoding AI-2E family transporter, which encodes MTPDQQRQKIVKRERWIKLTIVAVILISALVVLLAIPGMLVSFLIAFVITYLFKPPVNYLERMGVGRTIAILIPFIVLGGIIATSSSILIPKAADQISALQLELPKYIKGVSDITIRHTKKFNSALSQFSSVNLSEKIELWLQGASGSLLISIPNWVTQLFTTMILAPFFAFFMLRDGREISRQLLGFVPNHLFELSLNLMYQINQQLGGFIRARLLESVIVGVVVWLGLSIMGFPYSAILAVFAGLTNLIPYIGPIIGAVPAIIVAMVNQEGGTSTIALVGLVYLIAQIVDMLVIIPLVIAKIVDLHPVTVVIVIITGGQFMGVLGMIISIPVASIIKLTFTVFYNHVVDFRS
- a CDS encoding outer membrane protein assembly factor BamD, with the protein product MFNRVKKTYVIAFCVMSLMASVMGCSSGDLSESATPEGAFKAAEEFEKDERYEEAITKFNEVKNKHPYSRYAVEAELHVADIHYKKESYLEAQNAYQLFKDFHPKNPKIDYVTYRLAMSYYLQLPDTTDRDLSPAYKAVQFFDEVINSYSTSQYVKESTDKKNEALRMLAEKEAYIGNFYYIRNIYDSAMKRYDELVKKYPDRGFDEEALYRAGVSAFETGNKDLGKQYIQQLLAKYPNGSYASNGKSALEKYGNR
- a CDS encoding tetratricopeptide repeat protein; its protein translation is MAIVDERELLETAREKFRNGQMAVAERLLQQLILLNNKIPEVYHMLATIYYDQGKFTRAIQTFKRALEIDPGYTDASVGLSIIYNDLGKYEEGKAVFLEAQRVLAQTKTKGDPYIEERLSAKHLELGDLYYQYHRYDEALEQYYKAATLTSRKPDVQMKVVEVYLRKNQGSKAVKELKKIVETYPTYLPGKLKLGVVYYNSNRVVEAIQEWETVLMRDPMHADALNYIKLAQEVGVTSL